A genomic region of uncultured Paludibaculum sp. contains the following coding sequences:
- a CDS encoding FliM/FliN family flagellar motor switch protein, with translation MNPAGEVRNGVTDSTEFWGNDVDPLLDLDLPVSVRFGKVRMPLSQALDLGDGSIVELDSRVDDPVEVLVHGKVVALGQLVVVDGYYGVEVTSLAVNGVARAQLEDIVTGGRDVEPQEELEQA, from the coding sequence ATGAATCCGGCTGGTGAAGTGCGGAATGGAGTGACGGACTCGACCGAATTTTGGGGGAATGACGTGGATCCTTTGCTCGACCTGGACTTGCCGGTGAGCGTGCGATTTGGAAAAGTGCGGATGCCTCTATCCCAGGCTTTGGATCTGGGCGACGGCTCGATTGTGGAGTTGGATTCGCGGGTGGACGATCCGGTGGAGGTCCTGGTGCACGGTAAAGTCGTGGCGCTAGGGCAACTGGTGGTGGTGGACGGCTACTACGGCGTGGAAGTGACGTCGTTGGCGGTGAACGGCGTGGCCCGGGCTCAACTGGAAGACATCGTGACCGGGGGGCGTGACGTCGAGCCGCAAGAGGAGTTGGAGCAGGCATGA